One Ictalurus furcatus strain D&B chromosome 25, Billie_1.0, whole genome shotgun sequence DNA window includes the following coding sequences:
- the tmem121ab gene encoding transmembrane protein 121Ab, giving the protein MVLPPPDKRHVCLTTIVIMTSMAFMDAYLVEQNQGPRKIGVCIIVLVGDVCFLIVLRYVAVWVGAEVRTARRGYAMILWFLYIFVLEIKLYFVFQNCKADRKSLETVARKALTLLLSVCVPGLYLVLVALDSMEYVRTFRKKEDMRGRLFWVALDLLDLLDIQANLWEPQRTGLPIWAEGLMFFYCYILLLILPCVSLSEISVQGENVSPQKMMLYPMLSLVTINVVTILIRGVNMVLFQDSRVSTIFVGKNVVAIATKVCTFLEYRKQSREFPARENATGIPMEIQQNSVGHGQALPNATSLPHEPTPVQEIIDT; this is encoded by the coding sequence ATGGTGCTGCCACCACCAGACAAACGACATGTCTGTCTCACCACCATTGTCATCATGACCAGCATGGCTTTCATGGATGCCTACCTGGTGGAGCAAAACCAGGGGCCACGCAAGATTGGCGTCTGTATCATCGTCCTAGTTGGAGACGTGTGTTTCCTCATAGTGCTCCGATATGTAGCTGTGTGGGTGGGAGCTGAGGTACGGACGGCACGCCGCGGCTACGCCATGATCCTATGGTTTCTCTACATCTTTGTTTTGGAGATCAAGCTCTACTTTGTTTTCCAAAACTGCAAGGCTGACCGCAAAAGTCTGGAGACCGTAGCAAGGAAGGCTCTGACTTTactcctctctgtgtgtgtaccagGCCTTTATTTAGTCCTGGTGGCTCTTGACAGCATGGAATATGTTCGGACATTTAGGAAGAAGGAGGATATGAGAGGAAGACTCTTCTGGGTTGCTTTGGACCTGCTGGACTTGCTTGATATCCAGGCAAACCTTTGGGAGCCCCAGCGAACAGGTTTGCCCATTTGGGCAGAAGGGCTGATGTTCTTCTACTGCTACATCCTTCTTTTGATTCTACCATGTGTGTCATTAAGTGAGATCAGTGTGCAGGGAGAAAATGTGTCACCACAGAAGATGATGCTATACCCTATGCTCAGCTTGGTTACAATCAACGTGGTCACCATCCTCATACGCGGCGTTAACATGGTGCTCTTTCAGGACAGCCGGGTCTCCACCATCTTTGTTGGCAAAAATGTGGTGGCAATAGCCACCAAGGTGTGCACCTTCCTGGAGTATCGGAAACAGTCTCGAGAATTCCCGGCACGTGAAAACGCAACTGGTATTCCAATGGAGATCCAGCAGAACTCAGTGGGACACGGACAGGCTCTGCCGAATGCAACAAGCCTCCCACATGAACCTACGCCAGTGCAGGAGATTATCGACACATGA